The window AACAATGGGTACAATTGGAGTCTTCTCTAGAACATCTAGAGGCACATCTCAATAGCAACTACAACATCAAGTTACACACTTGGCATCATCAACATCAACCATCAAAGCTAACAAGAGGTATATCAACAAACAAGCAGAGAAATGGCAGATTTTGTCCTCTTCGGTTCTCAGCTGAGATCTCTCAAACCACAGATGCAAATTGATGAAACATGGCAGAAATGATGGTCTATGAGTCCCTTCCAAGCTATCCAAAAAACAGCTTAATCGGACACCGTTTGACCCCTCAAACTGACACTTTACTAATTGTTGCACAATCTGTAATTTCAGTAACTCGAGTTGATAAACCACTACTCAAATCCGGTGCTCTACTCAAACATTTCTCATCCAAACTGGCCAGATTAAAGTGCTCAAAGTGAGGAACAAACTCACCAAGTTTGGTGCCAATCCAACCACGTTTGAGCCTCTAATCGCTGACTTGATAAAGATCGGGTAAGAGCCCCGAGCTGAACAAGCTGgacttcttcctctccctctcttgtgTTTGTTGGTTATTTCTTCGATCAAAGGCTactgctctctctccctccaatGGAGGCTAGGGTTTTTCTTCCTACCACAAGGATAAGGCAATATCAACCATTGATCAAGGCATGAATCAATGGCTCACAATTATTAGGCATTTTTACTGCAATGGGCTGAGAACAAAAGGTACATGTGGAGTGAATTTAGCCCAACACCGTGGAGAGGAATCAGAGGGAGGAGCACAGGCGGTTACGTTGCCCGGAGCGGTGAGCACGGACCACGGAGAGGTTGGAGTGGCGCGGTGCGGTGGCCCGTGAAGAGTATCCTCTGCCTTCACACCGTGAAGGCACCAGCATGCAGTCAAGTAATATCAACCGTCCAAGCCAATCCAACGGCTCATCAAGGACTGTGTACCATTTAACTCACGCTCAACTACATTTTTACTTCAATGGTTATATGGGTTTTGTTTCTTTGACAAAATTTTGTTGGTGCAGTAATCAAGGGCCGTGCTATCACAAAAAACGCCGAGGTACAAAATACCATTGCTTTCAATAAGCAAAAGGCAAAAGTACGGCGTCAAAGCTATTTTTCGCACAAATTTTTATATGAGACCCAAATCTGGTTGAATacttaggccattcccaacctaaAACACTATACATaatttccataaactccacatcatcaagaaactagtactaaacactactcttccaatgcaaacaccactgttccatacttaaatttaatactacttatctcacatgatatcttagatgttgtgtagaaaccatgtctcatgtaaaacatggtttccttctcttttctcatttattcacttgtcatATCATTTTTTCATTctaggtggcagcttatttaatgctatggacaccatcctagtcattgggttggaaatgaccttaggctgcgttcgggaggaggggttgTGATACCCTCCTCCCCGGCACGCAAAATGGAACATGTATtattacatgattaattaagtattagctaatttttttaaaaaaaatggattaatttgattattttaagcaactttcgtatagaaactttttgcaaaaaatgcaccgtttagcagtttgaaaagcgtacgtgCGGAAAACAAGGATGAGGGGCTAGGAACTTGAAGGAAAGAACAGAGCTTAGGAGAACCCATCACATGACATCGCATCCTAGCGGCTAGCGGCTTCCCACCGACGAGTTAGTGATTATGGTTATATCGATTATGAGAGGCTTGGCAGATTGCTAATTTTATTGATGCTAACGCGATTTGAAACAATTGCGAACGATCCAAATTCCAAAACAATGGCACAAAGCATTACTGGCTAATGGCTATAGCAGTATATACAGATACATTATACCCTGACATATCCAGGACCAACCATTCACCGTACTGATCAAAATCTGATGCACAGAATCATCAGAACCAATGGCCCACAAAACAATTAATTATCCTCCACAAGACTAAGGGTAAAAGGGATGGAAGGACTCCTGTCCTGTGATGAGATTATATTCTGCAGTTTATTTTCCAAGCAGACGGCGTGCCCGAGTGTTTGCTCCCTTGATCCTGAAGTTCAGTTCGTCGTAGTCCTTCTCTGAATCTCCCAAAGCCTTTGTTTGTCTGAATCCAATCAACAGACAAAAAGACATATcacatgatgatttttattgGTTGGACTGTTAAAGCAACAATACTCATCAGATTTAAATATAATTATGCAAAGTGTTCCAGATTAGATATTAGGAAGTAATTTGCCGCTTGAATTTGAAGGTACTTTGGCCAAACTTTTTACTCCTTTTTAGTTCGTTCAGCATGAAGAAGtgaaaatttttaaagaatGGACTAAACATAAACTGGCAGTTAGTACAAACTATAAAAGTACGCTGGAATTAGAGCACAAAAAAGGGATTCCACATAACAATACGCCAATCTCAGAAAAAACAAGTGTGTATTAGTTTTTATGAACTAAAGTGAAAAATGTGGCATTCACCTGTCAATCTCAGTGCCCATGTCAACCGCCATGCCTTTCAGCTCGGTCAATATGTTACTTAGATCAGATAGGCCATCATCCTGCTTTGCCTTCTCCATCTGAGCAACACAACAAGATAATCAGAATACACACACTTAGCAAATCAATCACCATATATGTCTTAGCGCATTACCTCCACTTTCTGGAGGGCTGAAGTTGGCTCGGAATGGAATTGGCGTGCATTCGATTGAGGTGGGTGATCCGATAGTCCCAGTTTGTGCCTTTGTTCCAAATGGCTGCCCTTCCGAATGAAGGAATCATCTGCATACAAGTAATTCCATCCTTCCAGTTAGTTACACAGAGAACATAACTGATAAGTGATACCACATAGTACAAGCTTTCCCTGTCAGCAACTGTTGTTGCAGTCTACTATTTCAAGACTAGAGTTGGAGATTACCTCTAGTTAGCATAGGCCCCCTGATTTCTCCATTCTTTTTTGGCTTCCACTTTTTGGAAAATATACCCCCAAGATCACCCAGCAGCTTCTCGCTCTGAAAAGGTGCGAAGAATTCCCTTTAGCCATTATTACCACATAATACAGTAAATTTGGAGTTGGCAATTAATTTCTGAAGTGTGACACGAAGTTTGTTTCAGTTTTCGTGGACTTATTAAGGATGGAATTCTGAAGGAAACAGGCCAATTTTGGTGGGGACTTGTTACGCCACTATGTGATCAAACAGAATTAATCAGGCTTCTGAGTAATCACATAGTATTAGTTATTAGTTTGTGTTAGTTACCCTGGAGAGATCCTGGTCGATGTCGAGGGTCATCATGTGCGTGCGCGTGATCTGCTGGCCCTGCTGGTGTATGGTGACGAGGCTCTTGGACGCGGTATCCCTCATCTCCTCGGCGATGCGGACGCAGCCCTGCACCCGCTGAGTGGTCTCCTCCGCCTTGTACGCCGCGTAGCCCTCCAGCTCCTGCACCGACTgggcctccacgccgccggtgTCGCGGAAGTCGTTCCTGTAccggctcctcgccgccgccgacgaggcggagaagccatccccgccgccgaaGAGGGAGCCCCGCTGGTCGGCCGGAGGAGGCACGGAGGAGGCCCTCGCCGGTCTCTGCTCCCTCCCGCCAtcgtcggagtcggagtcgAAGGGGTTGCTGCTCCGCGACGGCTTCTTGGATGCGAAGAACGATCTCCTCCCGCTCATCTCGAAAACTCCTTGGGTCAGATTCCGCAGCAAGCAAGTTTCTGCGCACAAATGAAACTGAATTGGGCAAAGATCATCCCCCGTGCCAACTTGCCAAGAATACACACACCAAATCCCGATTCCTTATAAATTCCAGTAACCAAGATCGACCTTAACTATCAAGAAGGTCCAGAAATAACTGCGCGTACCTCTGCGGACAGATCGGAAGAATTAGTAGTAGGCAAGAAGAACAAGGAAGAGCAGCACATAGCAAGAGGATATATAACAGTAGAAAGCAAGGGCGGATGGTAAAAGCGAGGACTTGGTCGCGCGAAGGCAGAACCGCAATCGCGTGCGTTGCCTCTGGACCGCTGACCCtgtcctcctgctcctcctacTCCCTTCCTGGCTTCTTCGGCGGTAGAGTGCGGGGCGGGGAGCCAGGGACACGCGCTTCTAGTTGGAAACAGGAAAAACCGTCGAGATTAAGAAAGAATATAAATTGGCGACAGCGATGGGGATGGTGGCTTTACGCGCAGGGACTGCTACATCTCTATGTGAAGGCAGCGAAATCttaactactccatccgttttatacgtaagactttctaacactACTTAATATATccgtgctaaacgctacggtgtaattcatttaaaattttatgttagtaattttttttgttagcatAAAGACGTGAATATAAACTCAAATAACAATATGAATATGATATGATATAGATATCAAATTAATGGTTTCACCATGTAAAACAAGATAACAATTGTTGGTCATCTTGTTAACGTCTACTTTTAAGATATACATGGAACAACTACTAAAATTTGCCGATGGCAAAAGTAAATATTTAGTGAGACATAAGTGTTAACACATAGTCATGTTATCAATCCGGTGCAAATTGACGTATCTAGAACATGATGGTATGGAGAAGATAATCACATAATATTCCACCTAAATAGTGATGACGTGCTTTACAAAACAAGAGGAAGTTGGTGAGTAACATTCGGATTAACAATTTACTATcttctaaaatatattttcgaATTAATTTTGATCATGCGAACCTACCTTTGCTCACCAGTTAAGAACATCTTTATACACGATATTCTTGGTGCTCTTCCCTGTGGGGTCAACTTCTTTCTTTGGCTTTTCCAAAATCCTTGTTGTTAGCCTTGACACACCCCTTGACAATGCATCATATAGCTGACCATGTGAAAACACGGGCTCTGGAAGATAGATCCCAACATTTGGGATGGTTTGTCCTTGTGATTTGTTAATGGTCATTGCGAAACTAAGACGTATTGGAAATTACTTCCTTTTGAATTTGAAAGGAAGAGATATATCATCGGAGGGAGATAAAGGGATCCGTGGGATGAACACCCTTTTGCTGGCATGTTGTCCACCAACAATCTCAGCATCAATTGCATTATCTTGGAAAGCTCTTACCATAAGTCTAGTTCCGTTGCACAACCCATTATTAGGATCGAGGTTGCGAAGAAGAATCACAGGACAATTGATTTTTACTATCAGCTCGTGTGGTGGGAGACCATTTGGAGTGATAGAGTTAAGGTAATCCAGAGGATAGCTATTGTGAGGGTCATCATCAACAGAGTCAAAGCTATGATAAACCTTGGCCTGCACTGGAAATCTGTCAATCATATTCGCATTCAGCTTATCCACATAATCATTTTTAGTGGATAGAATGGCACGTGTGCTCATATAAGATGCAGAGCTTGCATTCTTTTCATCATCAAGCGAGGGAAACACATGATTAATCAATTAATGTACTGAATCCTCACTATCCCCATAAGCAATCACAATTTCATCAGGCAAGCGAACGTAATCATCTCTGATAGTGTTTTCAGTTCCATTTCCAATTCTAAGGAGATATTCCGAAAACCATGGATTGGATTGAGCCCTCATGTTACGCGACAATCGTATCTTCCTAATATTTTCCCATAAATACGATCTCTGCAATGTTGCATCAGTTATCTAGGCCCTTGTCCCACGTGTAACCACGGGAAGAACCTGTCTGAAGTCACCGCCAAAAACAACAACCTTGCCTCCAAATGGCAATAAATAACCCATAATGTCTTGAAGATACCTATCAAGTGTCTCAACAGCTGACGCTTCGTCATTGCAGCTTCATCCCAAATAATTAAGGACGCCATGTGAAGCAATTCCGCGGTGCCACTTTGCTTCGTGAAGTTGCACATGCTGTTGTGAGCAATCTTAATAGGGATTTTGAATCTTGAGTGTGAAGTACGTCCTCCGGGCAAAATCGACGCTGCTATACCAGACGTCGCAGTTGCAATAGCTATTAATCCCTCGGATCGCACTCTAGCAAGAAGCGCCTTGTACATAAACGTTTTGCCAGTGCCACCTGGGCCGTCGATAAAAAATATCTGGCTCTTCTTATTAGTTACATTATCAATTATCTCATCAAATCCTGCACGCTGCTCGTCATTAAGGGATGTGTATATGTCTAGATGGTCTTGGTCCACTAGCACGTTAAGTTCCTCTATAATCTCTGTCATTACGTCGTTGGTACGTTCACCTGATTAGTGAAAACAAAAATATGCGTCATGAAACTATTGATGGGTGGTGCGaatgtaaattaataaaaaatatgtgccAGTATAACAAAAAATACCTATATCACTGATCTCGAGAAGACCATACTCCGTGATATCGTTCCCCATGGAATGAAGCAAATCACGTATATCTCGTAGCACCATCTGCTCTACTGCTGCAGGGTTAGTGTTCCCTCGGCTATAATCTTCAGACATTGTAGCCTTGTGATTGTCCCATAATGCACGGATATCGGTGACTTCACAAAATACCAGTATGGTTGCAAATAACTGACGCAGAGCAGATGGCATTTGGAAAGTGGATGCCTCATTTAAACAATCATCATGTGACTTGTCCGTCTCCACAAGCCCTCTCTTCTCGCATGCCTCTCTAAATGTAGAGTACGTTGTACCTGACATTGTCCTCAAATCTTCAAACGAGGTAGCACCTCGCACATGGTTGAGAAGAACTCTCAAGTTGTATCTCTCCCCTTCTCCAGGGTGAGCGTACACAACCCGTCCAACTTGACCTCTCTGCGTTTTCCTTTTCTGCCACACATTCTGTCCAATTATCCAGCGATAGTGTTCGGGGAACTCCTTGTATAGCAATTTCCTTGCTTCTGGGTCTACTTGATTCATTTTAAAATACTCCGTAAGAGTTGTCCTAGAAGAAGATGGTCGATTGACAACATCCTCAAGATTACCATCCTCATTATACGTGACATACTGCATGTTAGGAAGATGAAGTTGGAGCTGCAAAACAGCTGGATAGATACCGAACAGTGGGAAACCAAGCATCCTATATATAGCCTCTAGTGGTGTCACATATCTGGCATTTATGTACTGTTGTATCTCATTTATTTCCCCAGATGGATCAACCGAGAAAGATGCACAATCGTGTCCTTTATACACATACTTATATAGGTACTTCACAGATTTGATGCTTGCGCAAGCTTCAACATTGATGTGACAGTTATACCGCATAAGCAATCCTGGATTATATGGGACCACCCACCTGTTGTCTAACTCAGCACCTCTAATCTTGACACGCCATCTGTCATCTCGCCTCCTGTACAAAGGGTACGAGTCCTTCCCTTGTTGTGTTGCCTGATTGAATTGTCGAGGAAAGTCGAAGCGACACTCTCCATCCACCATACAAGCACAATTCTTGTTCAATGTGCCGCATGGTCCGTGGAGCATATGCTTGATGGCAAGAAGATGTAGCTCAGGGTATTTGGCCTTGTCTGGTATCTCCGCGCAAATCACTTTATCGTACTCATCTGGGGTTGTCAATTTACTGCCTGACTTCATGATCAATAGGATGTGTTCATGTGGTAGTCCCCTCTTCTGAAACTCAGTGACGTGCGCATAAGCCTGAACCtctccaaaatattttttcttcacaAATAGATCCAGCATGTCTCGCAACTTAGCCCTGAAAATTCTTGCGACAAGGTCTGGTCGATCTTGCGGTAACTGGCCAGGTTCGAGATTTTCCGTTATCTCATCCCAGTATGGGTTGCAGGTCATTGTGATAAAGTAATCTGGCCTCCCAAAACGCTGGACAAGAGCCATCGCATTGAGAAACCTTCGCTGCATGTCGCGATCACCTCCAGGAAAAGAGCGAGGTAGCACAACCCTCTTACCAACCGCCGAACCACTTGTCTCTCCAGAAGAAAGCACATCAACCACGCCCTGCAATCATTAAATAACACCATGATAAAATAACTTGTCTGTTGAATCTTGGATGGGAGACAATGTCAATAGTTGTGGAAATATGTTATATCATTTACCTGGTATAGCTCAGCCCGAATCTTTTTTTGGTTCGCAGGTTTTGAGTACCAATCGAGTCTCATAGACTCGATTTTGATGTACATGTCAACAGCCCATTGTTGGAAAATTTGTCCTCCAAACAAGATGATGTTTAGAAGTCCCCTTCTAACCTATAGCCTAAAGCAATAGTACTCCCTCGCTGTGACAAACTTGTCCTTTTTCCCTTTGCCAGATCTGCTACTATCGTCATTATCATCTTCATTGTCTAGATAATTGTCAACAATCTCATTCTTTGCATCCAAACTTACATATTAATATACATAAACAATGCAGATGGGCATAAACTTTAGAAATTATTCGACAAAAACCATTAGTATACGTACCCGGAAGATCATCAAAAGTGATTTCTTCGTTAGTACATACATTACCAAAAGTCGGCACCTCGCATGTTTCATCCATTTCCACATCAAACGGAATCTGGTTGGGATCCTCGTATGGCATTTTCAGGTTCCACCCAGTCTCCCCATTAGGGTTAAAAAAAGGATATGCCAAAGGATCATAACAACCATGGTATGCTTTGATATAATTGGGCTTATCACCTTTGGCACGTACCAAGACATGTCTATCTAAGGTTCTCACTGGATCATCCCCCTCTAACCTGATAGTAGCAACCTGCGAGGCCGTGGGGGCATTATATCTTCGTTGGTCAGGTGTTACATTGGTGTTGAGCTCAATCATGTAGTCATCTAAATTAGGCATGGATCCGACTCTTTTGAAGGTTTGTACGTATGGGTTCTTGGCCAAAATACCTAGAATGACTCGGACAAGGTTGATATCAAGGTCAGGAGACCTCCAAACCCTATGAGCCAGTGCATCAGCATCTTCTGTATCATAAAAGTAAAGCTGCATATGGCGAGGACCTTGAGATCCTGGAACCAAATTTTCCAGGCGATGGTACAACGCACCGTGTACATGAAATGTATACACACCAGTACCCGCTGCAGTGCTGACTCGTTGGTCAAGGGTCTCTCCAAGGCTCGTGAATGAGAAATGAGAGTTGAAGTACTGTATGTGCTTTCTGAAATACTTTGCATCATTATGCACCTGACTGGTAAACAACCATATTAACTCGTCAGGCACTACAGGAATCTTAACATTTATCTTTCCCTCCCTACAACAGAACCCAGGAGACTCAAATTGAAACCTTATCGCATGGCTGTGTTTGCAATCAGGCACTTTTTTTAAGAGATGGTGTGTCTTCGACAGTTTATGGTACACACGATCGTGTGGATCATCAGTACCAATCCCGTTAACGCCACTAACACCAACACGATATGACTCGTATCCATCGTCCTCCAAAACTTGACTGGCTTCATCAAAATCATTGTCCGCACCTTGTTCGTCCTCAACACGACCTGTGGAATGATGGTTCATTATGCATATGCTCAAAATTTTGTTAGTATATATAATGTATTAAATGAGATAATGATTGTTGAGTTCTCACCGTCGTCGACACCACCTTCATTTGCAGGCTCGAATAATGCACTATCGAATTCAACGTAGTCGTTATCTGGAATGGCCTCATGAACATTTGGTATTTGTGTAGTATGACATTGCATAATTCCATCTAGTTAAAAAGAAGAATTCATTACATTCTATGGGATTGTAAACAATATTGGGTATGCAGCAACAAACAAACACAAAATATCAAACCCGACAAGTTGTGTTCACCTGAGAAGGGTGATTGTTGGTTTTGCTCAATGATCTCGGATtcactcttctttttttgtcGTTTATACATATCATTTCTATGAAGCCAATCGATTGGATCATCTGGATCAATATTTTCCTTATCTAGTACACTCAGTGTAGCATCATCTTCACTAACCCTCTTTGACTCAGCCTTCTTCCTCTCACGGTACTCACGTTGCTTTCTattcctttcttctttcttttctgtgCTGGAGATTGCAGATCGCCCGACCTCACCCCCTTCACTAAGTTCTGTCGCTGAAATAGTTGTTGCTAGCACTGGACTGTCAGATGTAACATTACCGGTACCACTTAACTTGGCCTTCTTCCTTGCACGCCATTCACGTTGATATTTgttcctttcttctctctttcgtTTATCACTTGAATCTGTAAGCTGAGTTTTTTTGAAAATCATCGCCTTCAATCTAAATTGAAGGTGAAATAGCTGCTAATTGCATTGGATCGCCAGATGATACAGTACTGCCAACACCACTTAACTCATCCCTTTTCCTTGCACGCCATTCACGCATATATTTGCTATTCTGGTCTCTCTTATGTTGGTCAGAAAGTTCAGTTGTCTGCAGCACACAACTCTCAATATGCTGAGAATATGCAATGGTTGGTTCCTGCAATAGCGTTGTAAATAGTCCATTTCCATCACTTTGAGTAAGTTGAGTTATGTGGACCTTATTACAATCGCTCTGTTCTGGTGGAGAAACAATTGTGGATTGCACTAAAGTGCTAGATGTTACATGCTCATTAACACCACCTGTCCCAGCCTTTTTCCTTGCATGCCATTGGCGCATATAtttgctcttctcttctctcttctgtCTGTCACTAAGTTCGGCAAGATGAGTTATGTGTACCTCACACTCACCGTGTACTGACGGTACATGAACATTTGCTGCTTGTAATGGAGTGAGTGGTGTTACCACCTTGCTTAAACCACTTAACTCAGCCTTTTTTCTGGCACGCCAGTCACGCATATATTTGCTCTTCTCTTCTCGTTTCTGTTGGTCAGAAAGTTAAAAGGTAGACTGTCACACCCTAAAGTTCTTCTCTCAAGcctaaattaaatttataaatggtcccaaaaaaatatcagtgtaaaagcaagagtgaaaccctaataaattaatgcaaataataatcggaattggcatgtgggatttttcttgagttcttcatgtcgaaatatgctaacaagatttttagtggaattttcagaactctagaaataattttaaccaattaaaaatgagcacaagcaataGTTAATTCCCTAGAAAttcatttccttctttttctttttcttttccctcctttttcttttcgaatgggccgccggcccattctcttcccctccccctccccgctgggccggccgaaggccaaggcccagcagccggccgcctcctccctcctcccttcgggtcgccgacaggtggggcccacctgttgggcccgtctcccacctccggccgcccgccgtccgcagccgccgcctcgcaACTGCCCGCGCCCGCCTTTCCCGCGTCACAtaggccacgcccgcgcgtgcgcccgcTTTTCCCGCGCCCCTCAACCCCCTCTCCCGCTCGCCCGCaccccgagatggccgggatttgaatttcaaatcccgcctctctctctctctctctctctctctctctctctctctctctacctccacctccccacgtcagccggcgaaatcgggccgttcccggccacgtccgagcccctctcccctatttaagcatcaccgccctcccctctctctttttctccattTCGCCGAGCTCCCCCGTGCCCTCTACtgccctagcgccgtcgccctcctctccgccgccgccgccgccaccaccgctccggtcgccgctagccgTCGTGCCAAGCCGTGCCGTCGATGCTGTCGCGTTCGCCGTC of the Oryza sativa Japonica Group chromosome 2, ASM3414082v1 genome contains:
- the LOC4329226 gene encoding SNAP25 homologous protein SNAP32-like isoform X1; translated protein: MCCSSLFFLPTTNSSDLSAEFHLCAETCLLRNLTQGVFEMSGRRSFFASKKPSRSSNPFDSDSDDGGREQRPARASSVPPPADQRGSLFGGGDGFSASSAAARSRYRNDFRDTGGVEAQSVQELEGYAAYKAEETTQRVQGCVRIAEEMRDTASKSLVTIHQQGQQITRTHMMTLDIDQDLSRSEKLLGDLGGIFSKKWKPKKNGEIRGPMLTRDDSFIRKGSHLEQRHKLGLSDHPPQSNARQFHSEPTSALQKVEMEKAKQDDGLSDLSNILTELKGMAVDMGTEIDRQTKALGDSEKDYDELNFRIKGANTRARRLLGK
- the LOC4329226 gene encoding SNAP25 homologous protein SNAP32-like isoform X2, whose product is MSGRRSFFASKKPSRSSNPFDSDSDDGGREQRPARASSVPPPADQRGSLFGGGDGFSASSAAARSRYRNDFRDTGGVEAQSVQELEGYAAYKAEETTQRVQGCVRIAEEMRDTASKSLVTIHQQGQQITRTHMMTLDIDQDLSRSEKLLGDLGGIFSKKWKPKKNGEIRGPMLTRDDSFIRKGSHLEQRHKLGLSDHPPQSNARQFHSEPTSALQKVEMEKAKQDDGLSDLSNILTELKGMAVDMGTEIDRQTKALGDSEKDYDELNFRIKGANTRARRLLGK